In a genomic window of Flavobacterium lipolyticum:
- a CDS encoding AEC family transporter, with protein MSNFIQIFLFLALGLLLQRIKQFPTHLYKVLNKVVLYVCLPAITLYHIPKIKWSNELLFPILSGWIGFLLALVFFHFLGRRLGWSNKLIGCLILTAGLCNSSFLGYPIIEALFGKKGLETAILVDQPGTFVVVSTLGVFVAAFYSKGSADSLSILKKIILFPPFITFLVACLLNVLQYDLDTNIQSVLVKIGSLVTPLALLSVGLQLTFDRKSQHWQFLRLGLFFRLVVVPLVILVLYVFILKQHSEAIKITIMEMAMAPMITGAILASTYGLKPRLSSMMIGFGIPISFVTLSIWYWILSLI; from the coding sequence ATGAGCAACTTTATTCAAATATTTCTATTTCTTGCACTGGGTTTACTTTTACAACGCATAAAGCAATTTCCAACTCACCTTTATAAGGTTTTAAATAAGGTCGTTCTTTATGTCTGTCTGCCTGCAATTACATTGTATCATATTCCGAAAATAAAATGGAGCAATGAATTATTGTTCCCTATACTGTCGGGCTGGATTGGTTTTCTACTGGCCCTTGTATTTTTTCATTTTCTCGGAAGAAGATTAGGCTGGTCAAACAAATTGATTGGCTGTTTGATTTTAACTGCGGGACTATGCAATTCTTCTTTTTTAGGCTACCCTATAATTGAGGCTCTGTTTGGTAAAAAAGGCTTAGAAACTGCAATTCTTGTAGACCAGCCGGGAACGTTTGTAGTGGTTTCTACACTTGGAGTTTTTGTAGCAGCTTTTTATTCTAAAGGAAGCGCGGATTCCCTTAGCATTTTAAAAAAGATCATCTTATTCCCTCCGTTTATTACATTTTTAGTGGCCTGTTTGTTGAATGTTCTTCAATACGATTTAGATACCAATATTCAGTCTGTTTTAGTCAAAATAGGGAGCCTTGTAACTCCTTTGGCCTTACTTTCGGTTGGATTACAGCTTACTTTTGACCGAAAAAGCCAGCATTGGCAATTTTTGCGCCTCGGACTTTTCTTTCGGCTTGTAGTAGTTCCGTTGGTCATTTTGGTTTTATACGTTTTTATTTTAAAGCAGCATTCTGAAGCCATAAAAATAACCATTATGGAAATGGCCATGGCTCCCATGATTACAGGTGCGATCTTAGCTTCGACTTATGGATTGAAACCGAGATTGAGCAGTATGATGATTGGTTTCGGAATCCCGATTTCATTTGTTACCCTTAGCATTTGGTATTGGATTCTGAGTTTAATTTAG
- a CDS encoding Crp/Fnr family transcriptional regulator yields the protein MQSIRDNFERMARLSDAEWNTFSSKLIREEFPKKTPILKAGTIENYLSFVEKGLVRYYIPGEDHDRTFTFVFDGEFTSGYDSFITRLPVTYTIETLAETVLWRISYEDLQDIYAETKIGNVIGRFASEGLFLKKTKRELSLLNESAEQRYLNLFTEQPQLIQRIPQKYLASYIGITPQALSRIRKRIY from the coding sequence ATGCAATCGATAAGAGACAATTTTGAACGAATGGCAAGACTTTCAGATGCCGAATGGAATACTTTTTCATCTAAGCTCATCCGGGAAGAATTTCCAAAGAAAACCCCAATACTGAAAGCGGGTACCATCGAAAATTATCTTTCTTTTGTCGAAAAGGGATTGGTAAGATATTACATTCCCGGTGAAGATCACGACCGTACTTTTACTTTTGTATTCGATGGCGAATTTACAAGTGGTTATGATTCGTTTATCACAAGATTACCTGTCACATACACGATTGAAACCCTCGCAGAAACCGTTCTTTGGCGTATATCTTACGAAGATCTTCAGGATATTTATGCCGAAACTAAGATTGGTAATGTAATTGGACGCTTTGCCAGTGAAGGATTGTTTCTTAAAAAAACAAAAAGAGAACTTTCGCTGCTGAACGAATCCGCCGAGCAGCGTTATCTGAATCTGTTTACAGAACAGCCACAGCTCATACAAAGGATTCCTCAAAAATATCTTGCCTCTTATATTGGCATCACTCCACAAGCTTTGAGCAGAATCAGAAAACGCATTTATTAA
- a CDS encoding DoxX family protein, giving the protein METLIVLLGVFTITLLLIKLISKKIEIFQSARIAMAVMLVFTAVSHFVFTRGMAMMVSFLPWPTTIVYATGIIELMAAVGLLIPKTRVLTAKLLIVFFIVLLPANIYAAAHSINLQTANYSGKGISYLWFRVPLQLLFISWVYLSSIKKQSSNKAVTTY; this is encoded by the coding sequence ATGGAAACTTTAATTGTGTTACTAGGTGTTTTTACCATTACGTTGCTTTTGATAAAGCTAATCTCAAAAAAAATTGAAATTTTTCAGTCAGCCCGAATTGCCATGGCTGTCATGCTGGTTTTTACAGCTGTAAGTCATTTTGTATTTACCAGGGGAATGGCGATGATGGTCTCTTTTTTGCCCTGGCCAACAACAATTGTTTATGCAACGGGAATTATAGAACTCATGGCAGCAGTGGGCTTATTGATTCCAAAAACGAGAGTGCTTACCGCAAAACTGCTGATTGTATTTTTTATCGTTTTACTTCCTGCCAATATCTATGCAGCCGCACACAGTATCAATTTACAAACAGCCAATTATAGCGGAAAAGGCATTTCTTACTTATGGTTCAGAGTACCGCTGCAACTTTTGTTTATTAGCTGGGTATACCTCTCTTCCATCAAAAAGCAATCTAGTAATAAAGCAGTTACAACTTACTAA